One Algihabitans albus DNA segment encodes these proteins:
- a CDS encoding UPF0280 family protein, with protein sequence MRPLARRTAVAPTLTGGRLHLQDGPIDLVIKAEGAPDDVQEAYRQAITAFEGLLAELARELPELRRPLGAEPHRLRHPVARAMAEACRPHERLWVTPMAAVAGSIADHVLAALIEERSLTRAWVNDGGDIAVHLAPGESLDIGLVADLADWGPSGQVTLTHDLPTRGLATSGRQGRSLSRGLADAVTVLAASAAEADVAATLIANAVDLEDHPNVRRRPACEIDSDSDLSALPVVTAVGPLSPNEIETALTAGAQLAAQMHRAGLIHAALLSLREQSRAVPDRQEETSLPWT encoded by the coding sequence ATGAGGCCGCTGGCCCGGCGGACCGCAGTGGCGCCAACGCTGACCGGCGGCCGACTCCACCTGCAGGACGGCCCCATCGATCTGGTGATCAAGGCCGAAGGAGCGCCGGACGACGTGCAGGAGGCTTACAGACAAGCGATCACGGCTTTCGAGGGACTGCTCGCCGAACTCGCGCGCGAACTCCCGGAATTGCGACGGCCGCTCGGGGCGGAGCCGCACCGGCTGCGCCATCCCGTGGCAAGAGCCATGGCGGAGGCCTGCCGACCCCACGAAAGACTCTGGGTGACCCCCATGGCTGCGGTGGCAGGCTCCATCGCCGATCATGTTCTCGCCGCCCTGATCGAGGAGCGCAGTCTCACCCGCGCCTGGGTCAACGACGGCGGCGACATCGCCGTGCATCTGGCGCCGGGCGAAAGCCTCGACATCGGACTGGTTGCCGATCTGGCGGACTGGGGTCCGAGCGGCCAGGTCACGCTGACTCACGATCTGCCGACGCGCGGACTGGCCACCTCCGGTCGCCAAGGCCGCAGCCTGTCACGCGGGCTTGCCGACGCCGTCACGGTGTTGGCCGCCAGCGCGGCCGAGGCCGATGTCGCGGCAACGCTGATCGCCAACGCCGTGGATCTGGAGGACCATCCGAACGTTCGGCGGCGCCCGGCCTGTGAGATCGATAGCGACAGCGACCTGAGTGCCTTGCCGGTGGTTACCGCGGTGGGGCCATTGAGCCCGAACGAGATTGAGACCGCCCTGACCGCCGGAGCGCAGCTGGCCGCGCAGATGCATCGGGCTGGCCTGATCCACGCGGCGCTGCTGTCTCTGCGAGAACAAAGCCGGGCCGTACCGGACCGCCAAGAGGAGACGAGCCTTCCATGGACCTGA
- a CDS encoding 6-hydroxynicotinate reductase yields the protein MANGAPPSQEMQKYGAREGDQGIVRCDACPVLCRIRPGRVGACGRYANEDGLLTRSDPLVLSQRVAEAGGVMVPFQAEDAQGQEWDGRLLANAETFVTGIGSGTTYPDYKPAPFIVSSQYGGVDTVTVVTEGIFSYCGVKVKIDTDRHLGPETAPVRAAGEMVGHVTTAEYGSQMLSLGGVRHLTGGSKKEGNIACDTLLKLCSGEAVELEIEEGATVTVQADRAPIVNGHPEERMRVGCGSATVGIFAQQWHGQVDEVIVLDDHITGVLTEHQAGRCLDMPLSGIRVRGRKSTPGRYFQVAEPGSGWGGTDITDPLSIVEKIDPKTAWPGLRLLLTSTTGEDALYCVLDEELRPQQREIPAAVRKVVERIGENCEPALCSVIFMAGAGGSLRAGVTENPVHLTQSVKQALTRVTMGGAPVYIWPGGGITVMVDVTRMPENAFGYVPTPAIVAPMEFTMPKADYEALGGHAGAVVPLEQVLREQGESAKAARWRDENPWPLEQSKGGRP from the coding sequence ATGGCTAACGGAGCGCCACCTTCCCAAGAGATGCAGAAGTACGGCGCGCGCGAAGGCGATCAGGGCATCGTGCGCTGCGACGCCTGTCCAGTGCTCTGCCGCATCAGGCCAGGCCGGGTCGGCGCCTGTGGGCGCTATGCCAACGAGGACGGCCTGCTGACGCGCAGCGATCCGCTGGTCCTCAGCCAGCGCGTCGCCGAAGCGGGCGGGGTCATGGTGCCTTTCCAGGCCGAGGACGCGCAGGGCCAGGAGTGGGACGGTCGTCTGCTGGCCAATGCGGAGACCTTCGTGACCGGGATTGGCAGCGGAACCACCTATCCTGACTACAAGCCGGCGCCCTTCATCGTCTCCAGTCAGTACGGCGGCGTCGATACGGTCACCGTCGTCACCGAGGGCATCTTCAGCTACTGCGGCGTCAAGGTGAAGATCGACACGGACCGCCATCTCGGGCCGGAGACGGCACCGGTGCGCGCGGCCGGCGAGATGGTCGGTCACGTCACGACCGCCGAGTACGGCTCTCAGATGCTCTCTCTCGGCGGCGTGCGGCACTTGACAGGCGGCAGCAAGAAGGAAGGCAACATCGCCTGCGACACGCTGCTGAAACTCTGCAGCGGCGAGGCCGTCGAGCTGGAGATCGAAGAGGGCGCGACCGTCACGGTGCAGGCCGACCGCGCCCCGATCGTCAACGGCCACCCGGAAGAGCGGATGCGGGTCGGTTGCGGATCGGCCACCGTCGGAATCTTCGCCCAGCAATGGCACGGACAGGTGGACGAGGTGATCGTGCTGGACGATCACATCACCGGTGTCTTAACGGAACACCAGGCGGGACGTTGCCTCGACATGCCGCTGTCCGGCATCCGCGTGCGCGGCCGCAAGTCGACGCCGGGCCGCTACTTCCAGGTGGCCGAGCCGGGCAGCGGTTGGGGTGGTACCGACATCACCGACCCGCTGTCCATCGTCGAGAAGATCGATCCCAAGACCGCCTGGCCGGGCTTGCGGCTTCTGCTCACCTCGACCACCGGCGAAGACGCGCTCTACTGCGTCCTGGACGAAGAACTGAGGCCGCAGCAGCGGGAGATCCCAGCAGCGGTGCGCAAGGTCGTGGAGCGCATCGGCGAAAACTGCGAGCCGGCGCTCTGCTCCGTGATCTTCATGGCCGGGGCCGGCGGCAGCCTGCGGGCCGGCGTCACCGAGAATCCGGTACACTTGACCCAGTCGGTCAAGCAGGCGCTGACCCGCGTCACCATGGGCGGAGCTCCGGTCTATATCTGGCCAGGCGGCGGCATCACCGTGATGGTCGATGTGACCCGCATGCCGGAAAACGCCTTCGGCTACGTTCCGACACCAGCCATCGTGGCGCCGATGGAGTTCACCATGCCCAAGGCGGACTACGAGGCCTTGGGTGGCCATGCCGGCGCGGTGGTCCCGCTGGAGCAGGTGCTGAGGGAGCAAGGCGAGAGTGCCAAGGCCGCGCGCTGGCGCGACGAGAACCCCTGGCCGCTGGAACAGAGCAAAGGCGGGCGACCATGA
- a CDS encoding molybdopterin-dependent oxidoreductase produces the protein MSPDAGSAGTTLSLTVNGEPRSVAAAPFTRLTDVLRHELGLTGTKVGCDAGDCGACTVLLDGRQVCACLVPLGQAAGREITTVEGLADQEQLSALQRAFHLHGAAQCGICTPGMLMAAADLLARVQDPTERQVEDALGGVLCRCTGYRKIVEAVRAAPHLAAPGNLSAESGPSVGQAIPRRDGLPKITGDDRFGADTAPAGALWLRAVRSPHARATFEIGDLAPLRAAFPGLRHVLTAADVPGENSYGIYPHLKDQPVLASGAVRYRGEAVLALVGDRATVESLPLEQIPIAWTVLEPVIGMAAARAPDAPQLHDASNGNVLIRGYLEKGAPESAFEDAAARSEGSWSTGFVEHAYIEPEAGYALRENGGLTVFGCTQAPYMDRDEVARVAGLAVEAVRIVPSACGGGFGGKLDVALQPLLAVAAMVSNRPVRALFSRNESMAATTKRHPSHITARAAAEADGKLRALDFEGDFNTGAYASWGPTVAGRVPVHASGPYALPHVRVRSRAIYTNETPAGAFRGFGVPQAAIAHECLMDDLAAQLDLDPLEFRHLNAIRRGDTTATGQRLEHSAGLATCLEALRPDWQRLRAEAEVFNSTTSGRRRRGVGIGCMWYGIGNTALANPSEMRVVLDRDGRLTLYNGAVDIGQGSATIMLQICADALGLPLEAFAQVVGDTDLTLDAGKTSASRQTFVSGKAAELAGLDLRSKLLRLANAGPDAKLRLRASRVQVIEGDRSQEIDLARLAEDLEGYGCFDPPTTPLDEKGQGTPYATYGFAAQLADLSVDLDLGTVALRRIVAAHDVGKAVNPMLVEGQIHGGIAQGIGLALMEEYLPGRTENLHDYLIPSFGDVPEIDIHLIEDPEPLGPYGAKGIGEPALVPTAPAIFGAIRHATGAVVRQAPALPHRLRALLREAGHG, from the coding sequence ATGAGCCCGGATGCCGGCAGTGCCGGAACCACGCTCTCCCTGACCGTCAACGGCGAGCCACGGAGCGTAGCGGCGGCGCCCTTCACCCGCCTGACCGACGTGCTGCGTCACGAGTTGGGGTTGACCGGCACCAAGGTCGGTTGCGATGCCGGCGACTGCGGCGCCTGCACGGTGCTGCTGGATGGCCGGCAGGTCTGTGCCTGCCTGGTGCCGCTGGGCCAAGCCGCAGGACGCGAGATCACCACGGTCGAAGGGCTGGCGGACCAGGAACAGCTCTCCGCCCTGCAGCGCGCCTTCCATCTGCACGGCGCCGCTCAATGCGGCATCTGCACGCCCGGCATGCTGATGGCGGCCGCCGACCTGCTGGCCCGCGTGCAGGACCCGACGGAACGCCAGGTCGAGGACGCACTGGGGGGCGTGCTCTGCCGTTGCACCGGCTACCGCAAGATCGTCGAGGCGGTGCGCGCGGCCCCGCATCTCGCAGCCCCCGGCAATCTCAGTGCCGAAAGCGGCCCCTCGGTCGGGCAAGCGATACCGCGTCGCGACGGCCTGCCGAAGATCACCGGCGACGACCGCTTCGGCGCCGACACCGCCCCGGCCGGGGCGCTCTGGTTGCGAGCCGTGCGGTCGCCGCATGCGCGGGCAACCTTCGAGATCGGCGATCTGGCGCCGCTCCGTGCTGCCTTTCCCGGGCTGCGGCACGTGCTGACGGCCGCCGACGTGCCCGGCGAGAACTCCTATGGAATCTATCCGCACCTGAAGGACCAGCCAGTGCTCGCCTCCGGTGCGGTACGGTACCGGGGCGAGGCCGTGCTGGCCTTGGTCGGCGACCGCGCGACAGTGGAGTCCCTACCTCTCGAGCAAATCCCCATCGCCTGGACGGTCCTGGAACCCGTGATCGGCATGGCTGCGGCCAGGGCACCGGACGCACCGCAGCTCCATGACGCCTCCAACGGCAACGTGCTGATCCGCGGCTACCTGGAGAAGGGTGCGCCGGAGAGCGCCTTCGAAGATGCGGCCGCACGGTCGGAGGGGAGCTGGAGCACCGGCTTCGTCGAGCATGCCTATATCGAGCCGGAGGCCGGCTATGCCCTGCGCGAAAACGGCGGGCTGACCGTCTTTGGCTGCACCCAAGCCCCCTACATGGACCGGGACGAGGTGGCGCGGGTCGCCGGTCTAGCGGTCGAGGCCGTCAGAATCGTTCCCAGCGCCTGCGGCGGCGGCTTCGGAGGCAAGTTGGACGTCGCCTTGCAACCGCTCTTGGCAGTCGCGGCGATGGTGTCGAACCGGCCGGTCCGCGCCCTCTTCAGCCGCAACGAGTCCATGGCGGCGACCACCAAGCGACACCCCTCGCACATCACCGCCCGCGCGGCGGCGGAAGCCGACGGCAAGCTGCGGGCTCTCGATTTCGAAGGCGACTTCAATACCGGCGCTTACGCCTCCTGGGGTCCGACCGTCGCCGGCCGCGTTCCGGTGCATGCCAGCGGACCCTATGCCCTGCCGCATGTGCGGGTGCGCAGCCGGGCGATCTATACCAACGAGACACCAGCCGGCGCCTTCCGCGGCTTCGGCGTGCCGCAGGCCGCTATCGCCCACGAGTGCCTGATGGACGACCTGGCGGCACAGCTCGACCTCGATCCGCTCGAATTCCGGCACCTCAACGCCATCCGGCGCGGCGACACCACGGCGACGGGACAGAGGCTGGAACACTCGGCCGGGCTCGCCACCTGCCTGGAGGCCCTGCGGCCGGACTGGCAGAGGCTGCGCGCCGAGGCCGAAGTCTTCAACAGCACCACGTCGGGGCGGCGACGACGCGGCGTCGGCATCGGCTGTATGTGGTACGGCATCGGCAACACAGCGCTCGCCAATCCCTCCGAAATGCGGGTGGTGCTGGATCGCGACGGTCGCCTGACGCTGTACAACGGGGCGGTCGATATCGGCCAGGGTTCGGCGACGATCATGCTTCAGATCTGCGCCGATGCGCTGGGCCTGCCCCTCGAAGCCTTCGCCCAGGTGGTCGGCGACACGGATCTGACGCTGGATGCCGGCAAGACTTCCGCCTCGCGCCAGACCTTCGTTTCCGGCAAGGCCGCGGAGCTGGCCGGCCTCGACCTGCGCAGCAAGCTGCTGCGTCTCGCCAACGCGGGACCGGACGCGAAACTTCGTCTCCGGGCGTCGCGAGTCCAGGTGATCGAAGGCGACCGCAGCCAAGAGATCGACCTCGCCCGTTTGGCGGAGGACCTGGAGGGCTATGGCTGCTTCGATCCGCCGACCACGCCGCTCGACGAGAAAGGTCAGGGAACGCCCTATGCCACCTACGGATTCGCGGCACAGCTCGCGGACCTCTCGGTGGACCTGGATCTCGGCACGGTCGCGCTGCGGCGGATCGTTGCCGCGCACGACGTCGGCAAGGCGGTCAATCCGATGCTGGTCGAGGGGCAGATTCACGGCGGCATCGCCCAGGGCATCGGGCTGGCGCTGATGGAAGAGTACCTGCCCGGACGTACAGAGAACCTGCATGACTATCTGATCCCGAGCTTCGGCGACGTGCCGGAGATCGACATTCATCTGATCGAAGATCCCGAACCGCTGGGCCCTTACGGTGCCAAGGGCATCGGCGAGCCGGCCCTGGTCCCGACGGCACCGGCGATCTTCGGCGCCATCCGTCACGCCACCGGCGCGGTGGTCCGCCAGGCACCGGCCCTGCCTCATCGCCTGCGCGCGCTTCTTCGGGAGGCCGGGCATGGCTAA
- a CDS encoding FAD binding domain-containing protein, translating to MGVYIRPSTLSQALDALAERPYTPLAGGTDVYPAQANLAAWNRAPDLDILDISALPDLCGMEETPEGWRLGALTTWTEAIEGSLPACFDGLRMAGRTVGGRQIQNRGTLAGNLCNASPAADGVPPLLALDCEVELASKAGRRRLPLSDFILGNRSTARRHDELLVALLVPKPRRPARSTFLKLGARSYLVISIVMVAATLEVDAGTVTAARLAVGSCSAAAQRLPDLEAALLGKPCDAALAAVVKTDHLGLLSPIDDVRGSADYRRDTALTLVRRALLDLTDKAGEMAA from the coding sequence ATGGGGGTCTACATTCGGCCGAGCACGCTCTCGCAAGCGTTGGATGCGCTCGCCGAACGCCCCTACACGCCGCTTGCCGGCGGCACCGACGTCTACCCCGCACAAGCCAACCTCGCCGCCTGGAACCGAGCTCCCGACCTCGACATTCTCGATATCTCGGCCCTGCCGGACCTGTGTGGGATGGAGGAAACGCCCGAAGGTTGGCGCCTCGGTGCTCTGACCACCTGGACCGAGGCGATCGAAGGGTCCCTCCCCGCCTGTTTCGACGGACTGCGCATGGCCGGTCGTACGGTCGGGGGCCGGCAAATCCAGAACCGCGGTACCCTGGCCGGCAATCTCTGTAACGCCTCGCCGGCCGCGGACGGCGTGCCGCCATTGCTGGCCCTCGACTGCGAGGTCGAGCTGGCCTCGAAAGCCGGGCGGCGGCGTCTGCCGCTGAGCGACTTCATTCTCGGCAACCGCAGCACGGCGCGCCGCCACGACGAGTTGCTGGTCGCCCTGCTGGTTCCGAAGCCGCGTCGACCAGCACGATCGACCTTTCTCAAGCTTGGCGCCCGCAGCTATCTGGTGATCTCCATCGTCATGGTCGCGGCAACACTGGAAGTGGACGCCGGCACGGTGACGGCGGCGCGGCTGGCGGTGGGAAGCTGCTCCGCCGCCGCCCAGCGCCTGCCGGATCTGGAGGCGGCGCTGCTGGGCAAGCCTTGCGACGCCGCCCTCGCGGCAGTGGTCAAAACGGACCATCTCGGCCTGTTGAGTCCGATCGACGACGTGCGCGGCTCGGCGGACTATCGGCGCGACACGGCGCTCACCCTGGTCCGCCGGGCGCTGCTGGACCTCACCGATAAAGCCGGTGAGATGGCGGCATGA
- a CDS encoding TRAP transporter substrate-binding protein codes for MIHHILRFAVPLAAALFTASIAVAQEATLRFAHFMPANAWQHVELFEAWATSVEEASDGRLAVEVYPAQTLGKAPQGYDNARNGIAEIAWTVQGYTANRFPLSQLVELPGLFETAEVGSCAFQQLYDSGALDAEYADTHVLFVHTHGAGHLHTGARAVTSLDDLKGLRIRRPTAVIGTLLEELGAEPVGMPAPAIYESAQRGVIDGFLLPWEAVAGFRADEVSDHHTEVGLYALAFVTAMNKDAYARLPDDLKAVIDAHSGRDWALAAGRGYDRGDVGGRAATLANGSLQSIEDRAAWEAAAERARERYLSDLEGRGLPARQTYAALQDYVAGCRTALGRR; via the coding sequence ATGATTCATCACATCCTGCGCTTTGCCGTCCCGCTTGCCGCCGCGCTCTTTACGGCCTCCATCGCAGTGGCTCAGGAGGCGACGCTGCGCTTCGCCCACTTCATGCCGGCCAATGCCTGGCAGCATGTCGAACTGTTCGAGGCCTGGGCGACCTCGGTCGAGGAAGCCTCCGACGGCCGGCTCGCCGTCGAAGTCTATCCGGCGCAGACTCTCGGCAAGGCGCCGCAAGGCTACGACAACGCTCGCAACGGCATTGCGGAGATCGCTTGGACCGTCCAGGGCTATACCGCCAACCGCTTTCCGCTGAGTCAGCTCGTGGAGCTGCCCGGCCTCTTCGAGACGGCGGAAGTGGGTTCCTGCGCGTTTCAGCAGCTTTACGACAGTGGCGCCTTGGACGCGGAATATGCCGATACCCACGTGCTCTTCGTCCACACGCACGGCGCCGGTCACCTGCACACCGGCGCGCGCGCCGTGACCAGCCTCGACGACCTGAAGGGGTTGCGCATTCGACGCCCGACCGCGGTGATCGGCACGCTGCTGGAGGAACTTGGCGCCGAGCCGGTCGGCATGCCGGCGCCGGCGATCTACGAGAGTGCCCAACGAGGGGTTATCGACGGCTTTCTGCTGCCCTGGGAGGCGGTCGCCGGTTTCCGCGCCGACGAGGTGTCGGACCATCACACCGAGGTCGGACTCTATGCCCTCGCCTTCGTGACGGCCATGAACAAGGACGCCTACGCGCGGTTGCCCGACGACCTTAAGGCCGTGATCGACGCACACTCCGGCCGGGACTGGGCGTTGGCGGCCGGGCGTGGCTACGACCGAGGCGACGTCGGCGGGCGTGCCGCCACGCTGGCCAACGGCAGCCTGCAGAGCATCGAGGACCGGGCTGCCTGGGAAGCCGCGGCGGAACGCGCCCGCGAGCGTTACCTTTCCGACTTGGAAGGTCGCGGTCTGCCGGCACGGCAGACTTACGCTGCCCTGCAGGACTACGTCGCCGGGTGCCGCACTGCGCTGGGCCGACGGTAG
- a CDS encoding TRAP transporter small permease subunit produces the protein MHRLVSLFDAVAGLALALLLAVTAAGILTRLLFDLTAGGLDLLLSDAVEMATYALLITVFAAMPRALRDGPVTIEVFSRHWPLWLTAILDRLWSLLFGILAVLLAWRYAGESLTLLARGDTTQDMQLPLWGFYAFAVVAFAAAALVGLSLGFGRSGRGER, from the coding sequence ATGCATCGCCTCGTCTCTCTCTTCGATGCCGTCGCCGGTCTGGCGCTGGCGCTGTTGCTGGCGGTCACGGCGGCAGGAATCCTGACGCGTCTGCTGTTCGACCTCACTGCCGGGGGGCTCGATCTCTTGCTGTCCGATGCCGTGGAGATGGCGACCTACGCCTTGTTGATCACGGTCTTCGCCGCCATGCCGCGCGCGCTTCGGGACGGACCGGTCACGATCGAGGTGTTCAGCCGGCACTGGCCGCTTTGGCTGACGGCCATACTCGACCGTCTCTGGAGTCTCTTGTTCGGGATACTGGCGGTGCTGCTCGCCTGGCGCTACGCGGGGGAGAGCCTGACGCTGCTTGCGCGCGGTGACACCACCCAGGACATGCAACTTCCGCTCTGGGGCTTCTACGCCTTCGCCGTGGTCGCCTTCGCGGCCGCTGCGCTGGTCGGCCTGTCGCTCGGTTTCGGCAGAAGCGGACGGGGCGAGCGATGA
- a CDS encoding TRAP transporter large permease: MSPPEVGLSAIGVLLILLVLRCPVALAMIVTGLGGFALLASPEAALAILGNGPWDVATNYAFTLVPLFLLMGNLAAQAGLSRDLFAAARRLLAGWRGGLPLAAVLASGGFSAVSGSSLATAATMARVALPEMRAQGTAPRLAAGALAAGGTLGIMIPPSIALLLYALITQQSVEALFLAGFLPGLLAILLYGLTIAILVRLRPELGGRALETAQIPLVRALKPALPVLALFLLVMGGLYGGLFTPTEAAGAGAFLTLLVALARGVRWPGLRQALIDTLRTTAAIFLIIIGAEIFGYLLSVSQIPAETVALIRDLGLAPWMVLAAILVFFVLLGCVMDSLAMILLTVPVFYPLILEAGYDPIWFGILAVVAVELGLITPPVGMNLFVISSVAPEVKSEDVMFGALPFVVADLLRLGILAAFPIIALALPGWFGLL, translated from the coding sequence GTGAGCCCACCGGAGGTCGGCCTTTCGGCTATCGGTGTCCTGCTGATCCTGCTGGTTCTGCGCTGCCCGGTGGCGCTGGCGATGATCGTCACGGGTCTCGGCGGTTTCGCGTTGCTGGCAAGTCCCGAGGCTGCTTTGGCGATTCTGGGCAACGGGCCTTGGGACGTGGCGACCAATTACGCCTTCACCCTGGTGCCGCTGTTCCTCTTGATGGGTAATCTGGCGGCACAGGCGGGTTTGTCGCGGGACCTCTTTGCCGCGGCACGGCGCCTGCTGGCCGGTTGGCGCGGCGGCTTGCCTTTGGCGGCTGTCCTGGCGAGCGGCGGCTTCTCGGCTGTGTCCGGTTCCTCTCTGGCGACCGCGGCCACCATGGCGCGGGTGGCGCTGCCGGAGATGCGTGCGCAGGGCACGGCGCCGCGTTTGGCGGCGGGTGCATTGGCGGCGGGCGGCACGCTGGGCATCATGATTCCGCCCTCGATTGCGCTTCTGCTCTATGCGCTGATTACCCAGCAGTCTGTCGAAGCCTTGTTCCTCGCCGGTTTCCTGCCCGGGCTGTTGGCGATCCTGCTCTACGGTCTGACCATCGCGATCCTGGTGCGGCTGCGGCCTGAGCTGGGCGGTCGCGCGCTAGAGACCGCGCAGATCCCGCTCGTCCGGGCGCTGAAGCCCGCGCTGCCGGTCCTGGCGCTCTTTCTGCTGGTGATGGGCGGGCTCTACGGTGGCCTCTTCACCCCGACCGAAGCAGCGGGCGCCGGCGCCTTCCTGACGCTGCTCGTGGCCTTGGCACGCGGTGTGCGCTGGCCGGGGCTGCGTCAGGCGCTGATCGATACGCTGCGCACCACCGCGGCGATCTTCCTGATCATCATCGGGGCCGAGATCTTCGGCTATCTGCTGTCGGTCTCGCAGATCCCGGCCGAGACGGTAGCGCTGATTCGCGACCTGGGGCTCGCGCCCTGGATGGTGCTGGCCGCCATCCTGGTCTTTTTCGTTCTGCTTGGCTGTGTCATGGACAGTCTGGCGATGATCCTGTTGACCGTGCCGGTTTTCTATCCGCTGATCCTCGAGGCTGGCTACGACCCCATTTGGTTTGGCATCCTGGCCGTGGTAGCCGTCGAGTTGGGTCTGATCACGCCGCCGGTCGGCATGAACCTCTTCGTGATTTCCTCCGTCGCGCCGGAGGTCAAGAGCGAGGATGTCATGTTTGGCGCCTTGCCCTTCGTCGTCGCGGATCTCTTGCGACTTGGGATTCTTGCGGCCTTCCCGATCATCGCGCTGGCCTTGCCGGGCTGGTTCGGTCTGCTGTAG
- a CDS encoding SRPBCC domain-containing protein — MEEPVIEVPEVVVGVSVNLPTDTAFALFTDGIDRWWPKQNSFSRGTAREIGLTAEGGWFEISEEGETVGWGDVLAWQPPQRLLLAWQISPDTQPWSPEPDPAKASEVEVRFLPIEPGRTQVKVLHDAFARHGDGGAGMAAGMASPMGWPALLEAYRVAAEMEST, encoded by the coding sequence ATGGAGGAGCCTGTGATCGAGGTACCGGAGGTCGTCGTCGGCGTGTCCGTGAATCTACCGACCGATACGGCTTTTGCACTCTTTACCGACGGTATCGATCGTTGGTGGCCGAAGCAGAACAGCTTCTCCCGCGGAACGGCTCGGGAGATCGGCCTGACTGCCGAGGGCGGCTGGTTCGAGATAAGCGAGGAGGGTGAGACGGTCGGCTGGGGGGATGTCTTGGCGTGGCAACCACCGCAACGTCTGCTGCTCGCCTGGCAGATCTCGCCGGACACACAGCCCTGGTCGCCGGAGCCGGATCCAGCCAAGGCCAGCGAGGTGGAGGTGCGCTTCCTGCCGATCGAGCCCGGTCGTACCCAGGTGAAGGTCTTGCATGACGCCTTTGCCAGACACGGTGACGGAGGCGCCGGTATGGCCGCCGGCATGGCCTCTCCGATGGGATGGCCGGCCTTGCTGGAGGCTTATCGCGTCGCCGCCGAGATGGAGTCGACTTAA